From a single Nicotiana tomentosiformis chromosome 2, ASM39032v3, whole genome shotgun sequence genomic region:
- the LOC104119942 gene encoding 5-methyltetrahydropteroyltriglutamate--homocysteine methyltransferase-like has translation MASHIVGYPRMGPKRELKFALESFWDGKSSAEDLKKVSADLRSSIWKQMADAGIKYIPSNTFSYYDQVLDTTAMLGAVPSRYNWTGGEIGFDTYFSMARGNASVPAMEMTKWFDTNYHFIVPELGPDVNFSYASHKAVDEYKEAKGLGVDTVPVLVGPVSYLLLSKPAKGVEKSFPLLSLLDKILPIYKEVIAELKAAGASWIQFDEPTLVLDLEALKLEAFTKAYAELESSLSGLNVIVETYFADVPAEAFKTLTALKGVTGFGFDLVRGTQALDLIKGGFPSGKYLFAGVVDGRNIWANDLAASLNLLQSLEGIVGKDKLVVSTSCSLLHTAVDLVNEPKLDNEIKSWLAFAAQKVVEVNALAKALAGTKDEAFFSANAAAQASRKSSPRVTNEAVQKASAALQGSDHRRATNVSARLDAQQQKLNLPILPTTTIGSFPQTVELRRVRREYKAKKISEEEYVKAIKEEIKKVVDLQEELDIDVLVHGEPERNDMVEYFGEQLSGFAFTTNGWVQSYGSRCVKPPIIYGDVSRPKPMTVFWSSAAQSMTKRPMKGMLTGPVTILNWSFVRNDQPRFETCYQIALAIKDEVEDLEKAGITVIQIDEAALREGLPLRKSEHAFYLNWAVHSFRITNVGIQDTTQIHTHMCYSNFNDIIHSIIDMDADVITIENSRSDEKLLSVFREGVKYGAGIGPGVYDIHSPRIPSTEEIADRVNKMLAVLDTNILWVNPDCGLKTRKYTEVKPALQNMVSAAKAIRTQLASAK, from the exons ATGGCATCTCACATTGTTGGATACCCTCGTATGGGCCCAAAGAGAGAGCTCAAATTTGCTCTCGAGTCTTTCTGGGATGGAAAGAGCAGTGCCGAGGACTTGAAGAAGGTGTCTGCTGACCTCAGGTCATCTATCTGGAAACAGATGGCTGATGCTGGCATTAAGTATATTCCCAGCAACACCTTCTCTTACTATGATCAAGTGCTCGACACAACCGCAATGCTTGGTGCCGTCCCTTCTAGGTACAACTGGACCGGTGGTGAGATCGGGTTTGACACTTACTTCTCCATGGCCAGAGGAAACGCCTCTGTCCCTGCAATGGAGATGACAAAGTGGTTTGATACCAACTA CCACTTCATTGTCCCTGAGTTGGGACCTGATGTTAACTTTTCTTATGCTTCTCACAAGGCAGTAGATGAGTACAAAGAGGCCAAGGGG CTTGGAGTAGATACTGTTCCAGTACTTGTTGGTCCAGTTTCATATTTGTTGCTGTCCAAACCTGCTAAGGGTGTTGAGAAATCTTTCCCCCTTTTGTCACTTCTGGACAAAATCCTTCCAATCTACAA GGAAGTTATTGCGGAGTTGAAGGCAGCTGGCGCTTCTTGGATTCAGTTTGACGAGCCTACACTTGTGTTGGATCTAGAGGCTCTCAAATTGGAAGCATTCACTAAGGCCTATGCTGAGTTGGAGTCATCTCTATCTGGCCTCAATGTTATCGTTGAGACCTACTTTGCTGATgttcctgccgaggcattcaaaACCCTCACTGCTTTGAAAGGAGTTACCGGCTTTGGTTTTGACTTGGTCCGTGGAACTCAGGCCCTCGATTTAATCAAGGGTGGTTTCCCTTCCGGCAAGTACTTGTTTGCTGGAGTGGTTGACGGGAGAAACATTTGGGCTAATGATCTTGCTGCATCTCTTAACCTCCTGCAATCTCTTGAGGGCATTGTAGGAAAAG ACAAGCTTGTCGTCTCTACATCTTGCTCCCTACTCCACACTGCTGTTGATCTGGTCAACGAGCCAAAGCTAGACAATGAAATCAAATCATGGCTCGCATTTGCTGCCCAAAAGGTTGTTGAAGTGAATGCTTTAGCCAAGGCATTGGCTGGTACCAAGGATGAG GCATTTTTCTCTGCTAATGCTGCTGCTCAAGCTTCCAGAAAGTCCTCCCCAAGAGTGACAAATGAAGCTGTTCAAAAGGCT TCCGCTGCTCTTCAAGGATCTGACCACCGCCGGGCTACAAATGTTAGTGCTAGACTTGATGCCCAACAACAGAAACTTAACCTACCAATTCTGCCTACAACCACCATTGGATCCTTCCCTCAGACAGTGGAGCTTAGAAGAGTTCGTCGTGAATACAAGGCCAAGAA GATCTCTGAGGAGGAATATGTTAAAGCCATCAAGGAGGAAATCAAGAAGGTTGTCGATCTCCAAGAAGAGCTTGACATTGATGTCTTGGTTCACGGAGAGCCTGAG AGGAACGATATGGTTGAGTACTTTGGAGAGCAGCTATCTGGTTTTGCCTTCACTACTAATGGATGGGTTCAATCGTATGGATCTCGATGTGTGAAGCCACCTATCATCTATGGTGATGTGAGCCGCCCAAAGCCAATGACTGTCTTCTGGTCCTCAGCTGCTCAAAGCATGACCAAGAGGCCAATGAAGGGAATGCTTACCGGCCCTGTCACCATTCTCAACTGGTCTTTTGTCAGAAATGACCAGCCAAG GTTTGAGACCTGCTACCAGATTGCTTTGGCCATTAAGGATGAAGTGGAGGATTTGGAGAAGGCAGGAATCACTGTGATCCAAATCGATGAAGCTGCTTTGAGAGAAGGCTTGCCTCTGAGGAAGTCTGAACACGCATTCTACTTGAACTGGGCTGTCCACTCCTTCAGAATCACCAACGTCGGTATCCAGGACACTACACAG ATCCACACCCACATGTGCTACTCCAACTTCAACGACATTATCCACTCCATCATAGACATGGATGCGGATGTGATCACTATTGAGAACTCACGTTCTGATGAGAAACTCCTCTCAGTTTTCAGGGAGGGAGTGAAGTACGGAGCTGGCATTGGTCCCGGTGTCTATGACATCCACTCTCCAAGAATACCATCCACAGAGGAGATAGCCGATAGAGTTAACAAGATGCTTGCAGTTCTTGACACCAACATCTTGTGGGTCAACCCCGACTGTGGTCTCAAGACTCGCAAGTACACCGAGGTGAAACCAGCCCTGCAAAACATGGTGTCTGCAGCCAAGGCAATCCGCACTCAGCTCGCCAGTGCCAAGTGA